TTAAGTCAACATATTAGAAACATACTATAGCGTTCCCAGCCTATAAACTCAACTCATATCATTGTACATAATATAAATTTTACCTGGCCACAGTTGGAGAAAGTGACCAGAATAATTAGAACAACTATATGCGCCCGCGCCGAGTATGTGAACCTGTTTTAGTGAATTGGTGCTATAGAATGCTAAATTTTAGTATATGAAGCAGGAAACTATGAGAACAATACGTTTCTTTCAGAGCTACACTTACAATTTTTAATGTTCCCGGCAATCAAAAGAACCGCGGATAAATGGAAACAGATATTCTATGTCCCCATTGAGATTGTAGATTGAAATTAGGTAGCATGAAATTAGGAATTGGCTTCTTTTACAGAAAATTCTCTTAATACAGTATCAACCTCTTTCACTACTCCAAGCTTTTTAAACCATCCCACCAGTGTTTCTGAAGTTTCTTTCCCAATAATTATTCCATCTCTCTCCAACTTTATCAAAAACTCCAATGCCATTTGAAGCTTATTCTCCCTTTCATAAGCAGATATCACCAGAGCTATGCATTTATCACTAGGTTTGACACCTGCCCTCCTCATGTTTTCGAAAGCAACACGTGCCTTTTGACTTTGACCTGATACTCCATATGCATTTATAAGGAGTCCACAAAACTTATGGTCAGGAGTTATAGCAGCAAGCTGAATCGCATCAAACACTCTTTGAGCTCCTTCTGCATCACCAGCCAATGAATATGCTCTTAATAATGCTTTGTAAACTTCACTTCCAGCATAAATTTCTTGGGCATCCATTTCTCTTAGTATGACCTCTCCTTGGTCCGGCATTCCAGCTCTGATGTAGGCCATGATCATTGAGCCATATGATCTCTTGTCCAATGGTTTTCCGAGCAGCTTAAGTTCTTCAAAAGTTTCTTCAGCTAGCTCAAGATTACCGGCCTTGCTGTACATGTGAATAAATGTGGTTAAAATTACCTGATCACAGATAAAGCCTCTGCTTTTCATCGTTACGAGGGTCTTTTCAGCATCTTTAAGTTGATTTCGCCTTCCATAGCCATGGATTATCTTTGTATAATCACGAATATTAGCTTCAAAAGATTCTTCTACAAGCGCGAGACTGGCCACCTTAGAATTGTGCAATAAATAGTTTTCAACAGTCAGATTAAATAGGTGGACATTTTATAACTGCTTAGATGCATGGATTGAACAATAAATACAGTTGTtagcaaaaaaaattcaaaatggtTAAAATTTAACTCAATCAAAGTTAAAAGTGCCAATTCTATATAAACTTCTCCTAACCAAAATCTCATCATGGAAGGTTGACATAATTTGCAGCTCATATTATTCTCGTAGTTATGAGAACTTAACTCCGTGGCTAAAACATTTCTTTGAAAGACAGTGCACAGTTCAAAAAGAGAAGTATGCAAAGAATATGGCGTTATTTGATAAAACTAACATAACCCACCAAAGAAAAAATCACACCTGTGTACTTAGGAATATACTAGCACATTAACTTCTTAACATGTGAATTCTTGTTCTAGGACATGACAAATTTTTCTATACTTTCTTTAAATAATTCAAGGAAAAAGTTTACATACAAGTCCTCATGTAGGTAACCTCATGAGAacatgcaaaaataaaaataaaaaatccttCAATTCTCTCCCTCACTCCCCCTCTCTCATCCATTTTAATTCAAAAATTTCACTCCACAATATTAAACTTATCAAAGATCAACTGAAAAGCAAAACGAAGCCCGTAATGTTTAAGTCTATCAGTACAAATAAAAACAGAGCAACCATTAGTTGAAAAAAATGTAAATAATGGGAAAATTGAAATGGAATGAAATGAAATAGAAGGAGAGTAAACCTCAAGATAAAGTGGATGGTCCATGAGTTTCAATTGTTTAAGAACAACAAGCCAATCAGCTCGGCGAGGCTTCATAATCTTTACCCAAGCAGCTAGTAAGTCAGACAGACTATCTTGGAGAGGAGAAAAGCAAATGAGCTGCTTCATTAGAGCCTTGCAACGTTTTGTCATCTTTGGTGAGAGTTGAGAGACAGCTTCCTTCTGGGCATCTGTAAAATGGGGACCAACCTCGATCCATTTAAATCTTGATAACCCATCTTTACTATCCGCCATTTCTGTTTCTTCCATACTCGAAGTGATTAATGCCCGTCGAAAATGGAATTTCCGAGAACAAAAATTACTGGGTATGGCCAAAAAAGATTTGCACAATGATTGGGGAAACTGGGTTCTTCCAATTTCGTTGGTTGGTGTCTTTACTGGTCTGATATTGTATAGCATGGTAGCACTGACGGTGTCCATGGCGGATAGTGGATCAAAATTTGAGAGAATTGTGCTCGAGAGCAAATTGGTTATGTTGAGGTGAGCTACTGAGGTTGCAGGCCAAGCGGAATCCAACGGCGGGAATTCCACCATCCACCGAGGGGACAGGGCCCAACTACGTTAAAGGCCCATTACATAATCTCGTTGCGATGTAAACGACAAAATACTACATACAACGACATTAATTTTATATGTGTTGTATGattaaaatgaatataaaataacTAGTGggtgtttttgaattttttaaacacaaaaatagaaatataattttatttttgtttctttatttttaaaaaataaaaatatgtttggtaactatttttgttttttgtttttaaaaacaaaaaataataaacgcgtttgataacttttatttttattttttgtttaacaatataaggtgttgatttgaagaaaagaagaaaaaaaaaattgaaaactgtttaaaaaaaatttgaaaatgaaaaaattatatttttaaaatttaataaattttaattaaaatttaaaaaaataataaataaaaatagagttaccaaatacatttcatgtttaattttcaaatttttaattaattaaataaaaaaactatttttttaagtgttaccaaacaacaccataATAAATAGAACATGtttaaaaaaaatcagttttaatattaattatctaaaattaaacataatttcatttgtttcataattttaattaattagaaatttaaaaatttgaaaattttatatctttttttattattgtttttcttttacattaattttttaatactagatacaagcaacgtgcaatgcaagtttgtttggttttatttatagaatttattaattatttttattaaatttgtattattgttatatatatttcaaataaataaataatattatatataaaataatgacataaacatattaaatgaaaaataaaatgattaaaacagtgtttataatttttaatatatatatatgatgatttttttatataattaagattatgtattatatattattattattatgatattttataatatttaaatttacatTAATATAAGTATCAAATATCTAGTcgtgtattaaatattattataataataatattttataatatttgaattcatattgtTGACCCCGATTCGtacaacgacactgagtcaaattTATGATGTAGAATAAAAattaaacttaagaataagaaacaacacaaagaattatagtggttcggttgTGCTGAtcagtaatgacctacgtccacttagtactcTTATTTATGTAAATTCTCAAAACATGCGATCAGATGAACGGGAGCTGTAACGCCTGactactcagggaccgttacactgtgtattttaataGTGTTAAACTccttaaacgagtcatttggccataaccgtgtaactaaatgtgattaacagtttagggttaaaaatgttgGTCAATGGTACcaccatttcactaaaacgtttatttccatacatgggatcccaaaatacatttaaaggGTTAACTataattgaaaagttacaaccagccgacctacgtggaaaaataaggtttgaccctagttcctctttaaaacttcggccgtggtggtcggacagccgcatatgtacacattgtcagttaagctctccaactcaaggatggtccagctttcttttccctttacctgcaccacaaagcacctgtgagccaaggctcagcaaaaaaacttaaacatgctcataagcaattaataacatgttaccaaatcataataagcatgtctagcagtaataaacctattcatgcatgcataccatccatataaatgactacagcgtcatatgggtcaatagcccaagataaatgatcaatgaatcatattggggcccaatgcccaaaatacatgattaataaatcatactgaaGTTTTACggcctaggatatgggactaataagtcaccccggggtcctttgccctatcctctgtataaccagccttagagctgccCTAGCGTACCCAGCGCTAtaattttccatgaccaataggtcagtcaagcgTATACCATGCTCctaattaggcataaccatattgaCCAGCGCTTAGAGtgctattgctgtccttgactcataagtcaatgcttttcgaccagcactcagcgtgctattgccgtccttgactcataattcaatgcttttttactagcactcagcgtgctaaggtcgtccttgactcataagtcaatgtttttcgaccaacactcagcgtgctaaggtcgtcattgactcataagtcaatgtttttttaCCAGCACTTAGCGTGCTAAGGTTGtccttaactcataagtcaagtctagGGCACAGCCCTACGATATGGGACtgataagtcaccccggggcccattgccctatcctctgtataattagccttagagctggcccaacaTACTTGGCgttgagttttccacgaccacTAGGTCAggcaagcgtatgatgcgctcctggtcagcctaaccaaaacgaccaacgctcaatgcgctattgccacccttgactaataagtaaaTGTTTTTCGACAAGTGCTCGGCACTATTGTCGACCTTGACGAATAAGTCAATAcgtttctcaattatataatgctaacaggcattcatcatttatcaaatattcagTTACAAAGCactagcatgcttaatcaacaatctcaagcataatcataatcatgttgtaacgccctggttaccccagaacagttacggtgaaccggaaatttgactcattgcctgagtcctttggttaaaacgtgttctaagtgttattaacaggttaaggtgaaaaccagtaaaaaggaaatgatatgttttaatggtacataaaattgttcatgggcccacaagaacatttacaactcaaaaaggtcattattgttccaaaatctcaaacctcgctgacctaagcggcaaaaatagggtaaaccccctagttcctctgagaacttcttggccgtggtggtcaagcggccgcatatgtacacatcaccacctaagctctccactcaaggctaggtgagattttcttttcctttacctgcaccacatagcacccatgagccaaagcccagcaagaaaacataacattatatgtaaacatcatcaaatgattatcattataatcacacggagCTCATAGcttttaaacagatgagtgaatatcacttgaggttctgataaaccatactgagtgactgacaagcaagtcactaattcaaatggaagagtggctgctaggtaagccactagccttcaacaaatgagagactgatgggtaagtctctactttatcaagtgagtgactgatgggtaagccacacaagcgcttataatattcatcgaacttgaggtcggtccggcattaatgctctttgagtcattcaatgcagaaagtcgattagatctaatctttattggcttgtgttgaacacgctaaggccgtcctgactaatgagtcagcgcaatgtgactagtgcccagtaccactaccgaacctgagtaatgagtcacaacttcacagttgatactagcacatttgccaaatctgactaatgagtcactaccatgcacaagtgaacaACATTTTCTAAGTATTCCaaaatcaattcatgtccacatttatacaaccaacatgcctcatgaataaccatgcatgtcacatttggggtgtagttttcttacctctaattcgagctagaatgaacaaaagaacgacccttgagaacgatttagcttttagtcctttagcggttacctaatcataacacattataggataccatcaataacatgataatcaaaggttctcaaaccaatatctatcctccaagagatcaatccaaactaatccaagtagtaaggacactcccaaggcctaaaactaggttctcagggtcaaaacgagcaaacggggcgaaaactgggcaagggctgcggccctagcaccttgggtcgcggcccccagaGTTCCCTGAGGCAAGGGCCATGgcaccctccatcaagggccgcggcgcccagcaagcacaaaaactccacctgcttcttcaaggcagggctgcggcaccccaagaacagggtcgcggcccttaactctgggccattctcaaacgtgtttttaacactccaaagcctccaaaatcatacctaaacattctcCAATCATCGAAACaagattcccaagcttcccaatgcaccaaaaccctcaaaacccaaggttcaaacggatcaaaaactcaacaattcacaagtccaattcaaagcttagaaactctaaaaactcaaaactttaaacttagattaccttcgattaggttgttttatgtcaaatccttcgatcaagaagcttctaatccttcctaggatcgctatgcctcgatcctcgctcgattctgactcctagaactcaagatttcttcaaatatgcttcgggtggcaaaaatgaactaacgaaggagaacgagatgttttcttatcgtacgttctatctgacaactacttcaagcttaagtaacctcaaataaaacctaatgctcggggtcccgaaaacacctccGGGGAcgttatagtcaaaacctccagaatttcaccctgatctcaaatattcccaatttatcatcaaataaacatttctactaccccaaaattgaccccgttatgacaaaaccgctaatccactaaaagtgaccatctcatgccaaatagctcgaatatatctccataataatggaatctcattcacaaatcatatCATGcaccaaatacacaaattaccctcaatgggccaaattatcaaaacaggataatatttcaaatgtggacccacatgcatgcatatatcattatatcataatataattcacataaacatgcatatattcatttaatggcgtaattaaacaattacggccctcccggccaactaaaccgccactaaaccacatcgaaGAATTCGGGGAATTAcacatgcacattctcaggcgttcatgccTTATCCATAACCATGTTCAATAATTCAGGAaaaagccataatcacatgtatcacataccaggtgcagttttcttacctttagtccaagcataggttacaaATGGAcgactctcaagcacgatcccagtttcgagcccctagcaataacttAGTCACAACgaagtatagaatcccatcaataatgaataAACACAGGCTTctggaccaagttctagcctttgggacgtcaaactctactaaaccgggtaataggATTGATCTCGatccctaaggtttgagttcccgcactcaaaacacTTATTGGGAAAAATCCTCTATGTGCGTCGTGGCatgtaacatgccggccttgagggcatgttacaagatAGGTTTAGAGGTGTAAATACAAGCTAGGTCTAGCACGGCATGAGCCTAGAAGGCACGAGAACGACACGACACGAAAatatatgggcttgggccaggcatgacacgaattgaaaattggcacagCACGATTTGGGCCTAAGCATGGCAtgacacgacaagcccgaaggcacgaacAAACTAGCTCAAAAGCACGACATGATAAAAAGCCTGATATTTTGAcatttgttatacccaaaaattggagaatgcatcctaggaggctaaggagaatgcattctaggagagctaaggggagtggtcctaggagaccccaagagagtgatcctaggagaacccaaggatgaggtccgaggagaactcaagagagtggtcttaggagaccccaaggagaaagtggtcctaggagaccccaaggaggatgtggtcctaggagaccccaagggtgtgtttgaggtaagcctctcaaggtttcctaagtgttggctcgaacgtgtctaaggtaggtagctaaggaggaggagtcccatgcaagacAAGAGTGGAGACTTAGtttttgacaaggagagcctacacaatgtccgatcgaacatagttgggagatgctaaaggagagtgcctcagacttgtccaaggtgaggtgccaaggaggatgcctcggaccaccttggtccgaggagaaggccacgaggtccgaagggaccttgaatggaggaggtatgctcggacttgtccgaggtgagaagcaagggtgttgcctcggaccaccttggtccgaggagagccaagcttgtatcaccttggtccaaggaaagcttgaaggagtaatcaacatgcacaagtcctaccaccatgcacgttcgaccagcacttgcatgggtagtcagTAAGAGGTGGATCaattagctagaggagactaagtcaaggttcccagagacagcttcaacaacatacgcgggaatctctcattcctcactcaaattgatgaattagttatattttaaatataacttgtaatataaatataagatgaataataaaatatccctatctaaaggggatatcagttgagtatcccaggcctataaatagagggcttatgggattagagaggggttcttctgcttcttctttctagagagagaaaattgggactgtgtattctagagagagagaattgggactgtgtattctagagagagaaagtgctgatatttgagagaactcttgtattttcacaatctgtactgaagaaactcagttggctcagtccatctgatcttgagtataggtctataaatcacaactctaagtggattaggctattaccgacaatcggggctgaaccactataaaaatctcttgtgtgttctttattttctttattataccgtctgtgtcgtttacattctcttgaaggcttgtcgttattaacgttctcacgtcattggctaaaaagacagtcaacaacattaataatgataatgtcaattatctataaattaaaatgataataaaactCTATTATTTTTCTTAATGTTTATaactatattaatttattttaaga
This genomic interval from Humulus lupulus chromosome 8, drHumLupu1.1, whole genome shotgun sequence contains the following:
- the LOC133796851 gene encoding pentatricopeptide repeat-containing protein At1g01970, with protein sequence MDTVSATMLYNIRPVKTPTNEIGRTQFPQSLCKSFLAIPSNFCSRKFHFRRALITSSMEETEMADSKDGLSRFKWIEVGPHFTDAQKEAVSQLSPKMTKRCKALMKQLICFSPLQDSLSDLLAAWVKIMKPRRADWLVVLKQLKLMDHPLYLEVASLALVEESFEANIRDYTKIIHGYGRRNQLKDAEKTLVTMKSRGFICDQVILTTFIHMYSKAGNLELAEETFEELKLLGKPLDKRSYGSMIMAYIRAGMPDQGEVILREMDAQEIYAGSEVYKALLRAYSLAGDAEGAQRVFDAIQLAAITPDHKFCGLLINAYGVSGQSQKARVAFENMRRAGVKPSDKCIALVISAYERENKLQMALEFLIKLERDGIIIGKETSETLVGWFKKLGVVKEVDTVLREFSVKEANS